GCTGCCGCGGTGCAAATCGAAGACCAAGTGATGCCGAAAAAGTGCGGTCATTTAGACGGCAAGGAAATCATTCGTGCCGAGGAGATGATGGAGAAAATTCGTGCAGCAAAATCTGTTCGCAAAGAGATGCTTATTGTCGCACGCACCGACGCTAAAGCCATTGCTGGCATGAGCGAAATGATTCGTCGCGCAAACCTTTATGTGGAAGCTGGTGCAGACATCATCTTCCCCGAAGCCTTGCAAAGTGAAGATGAATTCAAACTTGCTGCAAAAGAAATTCACGCGCCACTGCTTGCTAATATGACCGAGTTTGGTAAAACACCTTACTTTACTGCGCAGCAGTTCGAAGACTGGGGCTATAAAATCGTGATCTATCCTGTAACTGCCCTGCGCGTTGCCATGAAAGCAATCGAAGGCGTCTTTACGGAACTTTTGGAACAGGGAACACAAGAAAAATGGTTAGAGAGCATGCAGACGCGCAAAGACCTCTACGCGCTCATTCGCTACCATGACTACGAATCGGCGGATAGCGCGCTGGTAAATCGGCAGTAACGCATCGCTAACATTAGACGGATAGCATCAGGCAGAGTTCTCCTCAGCGACCTGCATTTGGACAGTCGTTGCACTCTACAGGTAGATGCCGTCCAGTTCGCAGTCACTTAGACTTTGCATTGCCAGAATACTTACCCCAACGTTAAAGTGTATCACGATTTGGTTTGTGTAGAAATTGTCAATTAGCTTTTGCATTGGCAAGTACAGCTTTGATTAGAAGTCTATCAACAACTAAAAACCTGAACTTGTATGAGTGAGCAATTTGTCCCCGGCTTGGAAAATGTCCCTGCGGTAAAAACCAAAGTCTCCGCACTGGATGTCGTCAAAGAAAAAATTATTATTCGTGGCTACGATCTCATTGAGCTAGCACAATCGGTATCGTACCTCGATGTGGCGCATTTGCTTATTTATGAGCATTTACCGAGTGCTAGTGAAGCCAGTGCCTTTGCTGAAAGCATGCGCTATAAAATGCACATTCCCGATGAAATGTATGAGCTCTTCAAAGCCTTACCTAAAGGCATGGATGCAATGGATTTGCTGCGCACTGGACTATCCATTCTTTCCGGCTACGAAGATCATGCGCTACTCAACGACAACTCCAAAGCCGCAAACATTCAGAAGGGGGTTTCTATCCTTGCAAAAGCTCCAACGATTATGGTCAATGCTTATCGTGCGAATCGAGATTTGCCTATTGTCAAACCTGATGTCTCGTTGTCGTTTTCTGAAAACTTCCTCTACATGATTCAAGGCACGAAGCCTGATGCCGAGACAGCCAAAATGTTTGACCTAATTCTCACCTGCTACATTGACCACGAACTTCCTAACTCCACTTTCACGGCGCGTGTGATTGCCTCGACGCTTTCGGATATGTATGGCGCGATTGTTGGCGCCGTTGCTTCACTCAAAGGTCCACTTCACGGCGGCGCTAACGAAGCCTGTGTGCACATGATACTCGAGGTTTTGGAAAACGGCGGCTCTGCCAAAGCTGAAGAAATCATTATGGCTAAACTGGCGCGCAAAGACAAAATCATGGGCTTCGGGCATCGCGTCTACATGAAAAAGTATGATCCGCGCGCGCTGCTGCTTCGCGACTATGTGCCTAAACTTGTCGGTCGGCACAAAGACGGTGAAGAACTCTACAAAATCCACCAAACGATTGAAAAAGTCATGGCGCGCGAAAAAGGCATTTATCCTAATGCAGATTATCCCATCGGACTGATGTTTTATTTGCTTGGCATTCCGATTGACCTCTATACGCCGATCTTTTTCTGCTCACGCATCGCTGGGCTTGTTGCACACATTACGGAACAGCACGCAGACAACCGCCTGATTCGACCGCGCGCACTCTATGAGGGCGCCTCCGATTTGCACCCGCCCAAGTAAGGCAGAAGCACTGACGCAGGGTAGCACTACAACTCCCACGGTTGTATGTGATGTTTTTCTTGTCTCTTCTATCTTTGTGCTCTTTCTGATTTCAATGCACTTGCGTCAGATTATGACTAAAGCCGAAGCAGAAAAAGAACTTCAAGCACTGCGCGCTGAAATTGAGCGGCACAACTACCACTATTATGTGCTTGCTTCGCCACTTATTTCTGATTTTGAATTCGACCAATTGATGTCGCGCCTGCTTGCACTCGAGCGCGACTTTCCCGACCTTGTCACACCTGACAGTCCCTCGCAGCGCGTCGGTGGCAGCATCACCAAAGCGTTTCCCATCGTTACGCATCAGCGGCGCATGCTCTCGCTCTCGAACACCTACTCTCTGCAAGAACTGCGAGAGTTCTATGAGCGCGTAGAGAAAAGTTTAGCACAGGAGGGGATCGCAAAGTTTGAGATGGCAGCAGAACTCAAATACGATGGGGTTGCAGTCAGCTTAAT
The sequence above is drawn from the [Chlorobium] sp. 445 genome and encodes:
- the prpB gene encoding methylisocitrate lyase; protein product: MTWLVREFSSLSAGARLSARLQQGGIIKAPGVFNALVGLCAQKVGFDAAYFSGAAFSASMGLPDLGLFTLSELADAVRPITRATDLPLIVDVDTGFGEALNVMRTVRELEDAGAAAVQIEDQVMPKKCGHLDGKEIIRAEEMMEKIRAAKSVRKEMLIVARTDAKAIAGMSEMIRRANLYVEAGADIIFPEALQSEDEFKLAAKEIHAPLLANMTEFGKTPYFTAQQFEDWGYKIVIYPVTALRVAMKAIEGVFTELLEQGTQEKWLESMQTRKDLYALIRYHDYESADSALVNRQ
- a CDS encoding citrate synthase 3 (forms citrate from oxaloacetate and acetyl-CoA; functions in TCA cycle, glyoxylate cycle and respiration), which translates into the protein MSEQFVPGLENVPAVKTKVSALDVVKEKIIIRGYDLIELAQSVSYLDVAHLLIYEHLPSASEASAFAESMRYKMHIPDEMYELFKALPKGMDAMDLLRTGLSILSGYEDHALLNDNSKAANIQKGVSILAKAPTIMVNAYRANRDLPIVKPDVSLSFSENFLYMIQGTKPDAETAKMFDLILTCYIDHELPNSTFTARVIASTLSDMYGAIVGAVASLKGPLHGGANEACVHMILEVLENGGSAKAEEIIMAKLARKDKIMGFGHRVYMKKYDPRALLLRDYVPKLVGRHKDGEELYKIHQTIEKVMAREKGIYPNADYPIGLMFYLLGIPIDLYTPIFFCSRIAGLVAHITEQHADNRLIRPRALYEGASDLHPPK